Proteins encoded by one window of Canis lupus dingo isolate Sandy chromosome 10, ASM325472v2, whole genome shotgun sequence:
- the LOC112665252 gene encoding ral guanine nucleotide dissociation stimulator-like yields the protein MCGQIQGVKPLTQGERASAMKWNPISPTKPSWTELLEHEVQQLLPALLLRDIISIFSFLENYSEFASTEEVLDLLFTKAISCILDIWLEYYQEDFHQLPEFPSLKKLLEFMRQRMPGSDLEHRAWCYLKKFIHLHAAEPEAKASA from the exons ATGTGTGGTCAAATTCAAGGGGTGAAGCCATTAACGCAG gGTGAAAGGGCGTCGGCCATGAAGTGGAATCCGATCTCCCCGACAAAGCCCAGCTGGACGGAGCTGCTGGAGCACGAAGTACAACAACTGCTGCCCGCCTTGCTGCTCAGGGACATCATctctattttcagtttcttagaaaactatAGTGAATTTGCCAGCACTGAAGAGGTGCTGGACCTGCTGTTTACCAA AGCGATCTCCTGTATCCTGGACATTTGGCTGGAGTACTATCAGGAGGATTTTCATCAGCTCCCAGAATTTCCCTCCCTGAAAAAGCTGCTGGAATTCATGAGGCAGCGCATGCCAGGCTCAGACCTGGAACACCGTGCCTGGTGTTACCTCAAAAAATTCATACACCTCCATGCAGCGGAGCCAGAGGCTAAGG CTTCAGCCTGA